From the genome of Patescibacteria group bacterium:
TATTTTTTTTCATGCTTAAATAAGCGGCAAAAAGATTTATGCCTAAATAGATTACGAGCAGCAGCCAATAAACATCAAAAGCAATAATAAAATAAGCCACCCAAACCGGTTTTATCGCGGAAAACACCAGTAAAATAATTAAGGTTGCCCAAGACAAAAAACCGGGAAAAATTTCCAAAAGGCGGTAAAGCCTTCTGTCTTTCGCGTCAACTAAATCGGTCGCTTTGCTTATTTTCAAATATTGCATAAAAATACGAAAATAAAAAAAAATTATTTATTTCGCTCGCCAATATTCGCGCCGTCCGTATTTATTTTTTTGAATAAATAACCGCCGGCAAAATACAATAAATATAAACCGAGCGTAAAAATCAGCCAATCTATAAAATAATTTATATTTAACAAATAAACTAAAAACACCCGCCAAAGCCAAAACGGATAAAGAAAAACATCCCAGCTGTTAAAACGGTTTAATAAGCCGAGCAATACGCCTAGCGAAGTTATGGGAATAATCAAAGCGGCGAAAAAACTTGGCCGTAATTTTTTAAATATCTCATGAGCCAAATCAGACATTAATTTCAGGAGATAATAAAAAGAAACCCAGCCGAAGCCGGAGTAAATAAAAAAAACCATAATCATCCAGGCATTATCCGCGCAAACTCTGTCCGGCGAATCAAGCGGACAATAATTTAAAAGATGCCTGATATCGGTTATGATATAAGCCGTATTGGGAAAAAATAACAGCCAAAAAATAAACAAAATAACCGCGGCTATTTTTTGATAAAATTTCCTTAAACCGGTACGGCGCCAATACGATTTTAAAAAAATATAAAACGCTAGCGGCAGCAAAACTAAAAAAATATTCCAAATAACGGTAACCAGCTGATAATCATTAATGGCGATATTATTTAAAGCCGGATAATGATTATAAAAATTATCGAGGCTTAAAAATGATATATGTATAATTCTGTCCATAAAAAATAAATAACTGCCGCGTTGCTGTCGTGCCGCCATCTTATAGCAACAAAAGCGGCTAATCGCGGCTTAAGATCACATCTTCATTTTCTTTTATAACAGCGCCGGATTGATCGGCCTTATCAGAACCAGGCGTTTTAAAATTACCCGGCCTTGGTTCAATTTTCTTGCCTTGAAAATTAACCGGTCCGCTTTTAATCGCCTGCCCCAAACTAACAG
Proteins encoded in this window:
- a CDS encoding DUF1361 domain-containing protein; its protein translation is MDRIIHISFLSLDNFYNHYPALNNIAINDYQLVTVIWNIFLVLLPLAFYIFLKSYWRRTGLRKFYQKIAAVILFIFWLLFFPNTAYIITDIRHLLNYCPLDSPDRVCADNAWMIMVFFIYSGFGWVSFYYLLKLMSDLAHEIFKKLRPSFFAALIIPITSLGVLLGLLNRFNSWDVFLYPFWLWRVFLVYLLNINYFIDWLIFTLGLYLLYFAGGYLFKKINTDGANIGERNK